One part of the Hyphomicrobiales bacterium genome encodes these proteins:
- the murA gene encoding UDP-N-acetylglucosamine 1-carboxyvinyltransferase: protein MDKIRIVGGNTLNGTIPISGAKNATLPLMIASLATAETLTLHNVPNLQDVVTLSRILGNHGVDYAVAGRRPGAKRAFGSTVNLTAKEIVDTTAPYDLVRRMRASFWVIGPVLARMGEARVSLPGGCAIGTRPVDFFLDALSSLGADIEIEQGYAIAEARKGLIGNRIAFPRVSVGATHVAMMAAALAKGESVIENAAREPEVVDVATCLNAMGAKIEGAGTSTIHIQGVDVLHGAEHSVVPDRIETGTYAMAVAITGGKVTLTGTRAEHLGAALDTLEEAGVSITREKDSLTISRNGNGIMPVDVTTEPFPGFPTDLQAQLMALMTMAQGTSTIKETIFENRFMHVAELARLGANIRLDGQNAYVEGQPFLTGAEVMATDLRASVSLVIAGLAAQGETTVGRVYHLDRGFDNLEEKLSACGAEIERLAA from the coding sequence ATGGACAAGATCCGCATCGTCGGCGGCAACACGCTGAACGGCACCATCCCGATCTCCGGCGCAAAGAACGCCACATTGCCGTTGATGATCGCGAGCCTGGCCACAGCCGAAACCCTGACGCTGCACAATGTCCCGAATTTGCAAGATGTGGTGACGCTGTCGCGCATTCTCGGCAATCATGGCGTGGACTATGCCGTGGCCGGTCGTCGCCCTGGCGCCAAGCGGGCCTTCGGGTCGACGGTGAACCTCACCGCCAAAGAAATTGTCGATACGACGGCGCCTTATGATCTGGTGCGCCGGATGCGGGCGAGCTTCTGGGTGATCGGACCGGTCTTAGCCCGCATGGGCGAGGCGCGTGTGTCACTGCCTGGCGGTTGTGCCATAGGCACACGTCCCGTTGATTTCTTCCTCGACGCGTTGTCCTCGCTCGGCGCTGACATCGAGATCGAGCAGGGTTATGCCATCGCCGAAGCCCGCAAGGGGCTCATCGGCAACCGCATCGCCTTTCCAAGAGTCTCTGTCGGCGCCACCCATGTGGCTATGATGGCGGCGGCGCTGGCCAAAGGCGAAAGCGTGATTGAAAACGCCGCCCGCGAGCCCGAAGTCGTCGATGTCGCAACCTGCCTCAACGCCATGGGCGCCAAAATCGAAGGCGCCGGAACCTCGACCATCCACATACAGGGCGTTGATGTGCTGCACGGCGCGGAACATTCGGTGGTGCCCGACCGCATCGAAACGGGCACCTACGCCATGGCCGTGGCGATAACCGGCGGCAAGGTGACGCTCACTGGCACGCGCGCGGAACATCTGGGCGCAGCGCTCGACACACTGGAAGAGGCCGGCGTTTCGATAACCCGCGAGAAAGATAGTCTGACCATTTCACGCAATGGCAATGGCATCATGCCGGTCGACGTGACGACAGAGCCTTTTCCTGGCTTTCCGACCGATCTACAGGCGCAACTGATGGCGCTGATGACCATGGCGCAGGGCACGTCGACGATCAAAGAAACGATCTTTGAAAACCGTTTCATGCATGTGGCCGAACTGGCGCGGCTTGGCGCCAATATTCGCCTGGATGGCCAAAACGCCTATGTCGAAGGCCAACCGTTTTTGACCGGTGCTGAGGTGATGGCGACCGATTTGCGTGCATCGGTCTCGCTGGTGATCGCCGGGCTTGCGGCCCAAGGTGAAACCACAGTCGGCCGCGTCTATCATTTGGATCGGGGCTTCGACAATTTGGAAGAAAAGCTTTCCGCCTGCGGCGCAGAGATCGAACGTTTGGCGGCCTAA
- the infA gene encoding translation initiation factor IF-1, whose amino-acid sequence MTKEEVLEFPGVVTELLPNATFRVKLENDHEIVAHTAGRMRKNRIRVLAGDKVLVEMTPYDLTKGRITYRYK is encoded by the coding sequence ATGACCAAAGAAGAAGTTTTGGAGTTTCCCGGTGTCGTCACCGAACTCCTGCCCAACGCGACGTTTCGCGTTAAGCTTGAAAACGACCATGAAATCGTCGCCCATACCGCTGGCCGTATGCGCAAGAACCGCATTCGCGTGCTTGCCGGCGACAAAGTGCTTGTCGAAATGACGCCCTATGACCTGACCAAGGGTCGCATCACCTATCGCTACAAATAG
- a CDS encoding UPF0262 family protein, producing MLPESGLTTPKSDASEQGPNRLVSVNIDEVSIGRSSPSIDHERQVAIHDLIEENSFALPGHERGPYSLNLAVVERRLVFDVREAASGEPVAAHMLALSPLRRAVKDYHLICDSYYEAIKTASPSQIEAIDMGRRGLHNDGSTLLMERLEGKIEIDFETARRLFTLVCVLHWKG from the coding sequence ATGCTACCCGAATCCGGCCTCACCACACCCAAAAGCGATGCGTCTGAACAAGGCCCAAACCGGCTTGTTTCAGTGAACATTGATGAGGTGTCCATCGGCCGGTCGAGCCCAAGCATCGATCATGAACGACAGGTCGCGATCCACGATCTTATCGAGGAAAATTCCTTCGCGTTGCCAGGCCATGAACGCGGCCCCTACAGCCTGAACCTTGCGGTTGTGGAGCGTCGTTTGGTGTTTGATGTGCGCGAAGCTGCATCCGGCGAACCGGTGGCGGCGCACATGCTGGCGCTGTCGCCGTTGCGGCGCGCGGTGAAAGACTATCACCTTATCTGCGACAGCTATTATGAGGCGATCAAAACGGCCAGCCCCAGTCAGATTGAGGCCATCGATATGGGTCGGCGCGGGCTGCACAATGATGGTTCGACACTTTTGATGGAGCGCCTTGAGGGCAAGATCGAGATCGATTTTGAGACCGCGCGGAGGCTTTTTACGCTCGTCTGCGTGTTGCACTGGAAAGGCTGA
- a CDS encoding DUF2948 family protein has protein sequence MTDTPQLLKLTAFDNEDLAVVSAAMQDAIVKTGEMTYLPGEKRFAMVANRFAWEVNAERDKPPYERRRTGLQVTRSLKAELAGLDLSRPDDVLELLSIAFEASDDPAGTVTFAFAGGATVRLHVECLELAMADLGGAWTTDALPQHPDSDALADA, from the coding sequence ATGACTGACACCCCCCAGCTTCTGAAGCTTACCGCCTTCGACAACGAGGATTTGGCAGTTGTTTCAGCCGCCATGCAGGACGCGATCGTGAAGACCGGCGAAATGACGTATCTGCCAGGCGAGAAGCGTTTCGCGATGGTCGCCAACCGGTTCGCCTGGGAGGTGAATGCGGAGCGCGACAAGCCACCCTATGAACGCCGGCGCACTGGCTTACAGGTGACGCGGAGCTTGAAGGCAGAGCTGGCGGGCCTTGATCTCAGCCGTCCCGATGACGTGCTGGAGCTGCTTTCCATCGCCTTTGAAGCATCCGATGATCCGGCAGGCACGGTCACGTTTGCCTTTGCTGGCGGCGCCACGGTGCGACTTCATGTTGAGTGTTTGGAGCTTGCCATGGCTGATCTTGGCGGTGCATGGACGACAGACGCTCTGCCGCAGCATCCCGATAGCGACGCTTTGGCCGACGCTTAG
- the ptsN gene encoding PTS IIA-like nitrogen regulatory protein PtsN produces MDLSDLVAPDGVIASLKATSKKQALQMLSAKAASLTGLAERDIFTTLLERERLGSTGVGHGVAIPHGKLPGLDGVVGLFARAHNPLDFEALDDQPVDLLFVLLAPEGSGADHLKALARIARVLRDEVLAEKIRSTDHATGIYAVLTGGAQSDAA; encoded by the coding sequence ATGGACTTAAGCGATCTGGTCGCGCCGGACGGTGTGATCGCCTCGCTCAAAGCAACGTCGAAGAAACAGGCCCTTCAGATGCTGTCGGCCAAAGCCGCATCGCTGACCGGTCTTGCCGAGCGCGACATCTTCACCACGCTGTTGGAACGCGAACGGCTTGGCTCGACAGGCGTTGGGCATGGTGTGGCGATCCCACATGGCAAACTGCCCGGGCTGGACGGTGTAGTTGGCCTGTTCGCCCGCGCCCACAACCCGCTCGACTTTGAGGCGCTCGACGACCAGCCGGTTGATCTGCTCTTCGTGCTCTTAGCGCCAGAAGGTTCTGGCGCCGATCATCTGAAGGCCTTGGCACGCATTGCCCGCGTACTGCGCGATGAAGTTCTGGCCGAGAAGATCCGATCCACAGATCATGCCACGGGCATCTACGCGGTATTGACCGGCGGCGCGCAATCAGACGCCGCCTAG
- the hisD gene encoding histidinol dehydrogenase — MAQRLDTRDDTFESDFAALLGAKREEAADVREAVDTILADVRARGDEAVCALTEQFDRLALTPDTIRVSEDELEAAADDVAVDVRAALDLAAQRIEAHHTRQMPKDDSYTDSLGVSLASRWTPIDAVGLYVPGGTASYPSSVLMNAIPAKVAGVERVVMVVPMPDGETNPAVLAAAKRAGVDEVYRIGGAQAIAALAYGTDTIAPVAKIVGPGNAYVAAAKRAVFGTVGIDMIAGPSEVLVIADETANPQWVAADLLAQAEHDEAAQSIVITLDDDLGDAIALAVSAQVVELPRRPIASVSWRDYGAIIRADDREEAVALANRIAAEHLELAVDDPEGMMDGIRHAGAIFLGHHTPEAIGDYVGGSNHVLPTARSARFSSGLSVMDFIKRTSVLSCTPDALAKLGPAAQTLARTEGLTAHARSVAIRSNQA, encoded by the coding sequence ATGGCCCAGCGCCTCGACACGCGCGATGACACGTTCGAATCCGACTTTGCTGCCCTTCTTGGTGCCAAGCGCGAAGAAGCGGCCGATGTGCGCGAAGCGGTTGATACAATTCTCGCCGATGTGCGCGCGCGCGGCGACGAGGCTGTTTGCGCGCTGACCGAGCAGTTTGATCGTCTTGCCCTCACGCCCGACACAATAAGGGTGAGCGAGGATGAGTTGGAAGCCGCTGCCGACGATGTGGCCGTCGATGTGCGCGCGGCGCTTGATCTGGCGGCGCAGCGTATCGAAGCGCACCACACACGGCAAATGCCGAAAGATGACAGTTACACGGATTCACTTGGCGTTTCGCTGGCCTCGCGTTGGACGCCAATCGATGCCGTCGGGCTATACGTGCCAGGCGGCACGGCGAGCTACCCATCCTCGGTGCTGATGAATGCCATCCCCGCCAAGGTGGCCGGTGTCGAACGCGTCGTCATGGTCGTGCCAATGCCAGACGGCGAAACCAACCCGGCGGTGCTTGCCGCAGCCAAACGCGCCGGCGTTGATGAAGTCTATCGGATCGGTGGCGCGCAGGCGATTGCCGCACTCGCCTATGGCACCGACACCATCGCCCCGGTGGCCAAGATTGTCGGGCCCGGCAACGCTTATGTAGCTGCCGCCAAACGCGCGGTGTTCGGCACGGTCGGCATCGATATGATCGCCGGCCCTTCAGAAGTGCTGGTGATCGCCGATGAAACCGCCAACCCGCAATGGGTGGCCGCGGATCTGTTGGCACAGGCCGAACATGATGAAGCGGCACAATCGATCGTCATCACGCTTGACGATGATCTTGGTGATGCGATTGCTTTGGCCGTCAGCGCGCAGGTCGTCGAGCTGCCACGGCGGCCCATTGCGAGCGTCAGCTGGCGTGACTATGGCGCCATCATTCGTGCCGATGACCGCGAGGAAGCGGTCGCGCTGGCCAATCGAATCGCCGCTGAACATTTGGAACTTGCGGTCGATGACCCTGAGGGCATGATGGACGGCATCCGCCACGCCGGTGCCATCTTCCTTGGCCACCACACGCCCGAAGCTATTGGCGATTATGTCGGTGGCTCCAACCATGTGTTGCCAACTGCGCGGTCAGCCCGGTTCTCCTCCGGCCTTTCGGTGATGGATTTCATCAAGCGCACCTCAGTGCTCTCCTGCACACCCGACGCGCTGGCCAAACTCGGTCCGGCGGCACAAACTCTGGCGCGGACGGAGGGGTTGACGGCGCATGCCCGTTCCGTTGCCATACGCTCCAACCAGGCCTAA
- the lptB gene encoding LPS export ABC transporter ATP-binding protein, translating to MLVRWGILRPRDPLDRLSHDFDRLIGQTANPVADRSANGRTNGGKNGTDLVDEDALPFEPYEVYEHPVIGDALVVQGLRKAYKGRVVVRDAGLTVKRGEAVGLLGPNGAGKTTIFYMITGLVLPDAGQIHLDGNEITKLPMYQRARLGIGYLPQEASIFRGMTVEENIMAVLELVEADADKRQADLESLLDEFQIKALRNTPSIALSGGERRRCEIARALASRPAFILLDEPFAGVDPIAVNDIRALVRHLTTRGIGVLITDHNVRETLSLIDRATIIHSGTVLTEGTPDAIVSNAEARRLYLGESFSL from the coding sequence ATGCTTGTACGCTGGGGAATTTTGCGTCCACGCGATCCGCTTGACCGGCTCAGCCATGACTTTGACAGACTGATTGGGCAAACAGCCAATCCCGTGGCCGATAGAAGTGCCAACGGACGTACCAATGGGGGCAAGAACGGGACCGATTTGGTCGACGAGGATGCCTTGCCGTTTGAGCCCTACGAAGTCTACGAACACCCGGTTATTGGCGATGCCTTGGTCGTTCAGGGCCTGAGAAAGGCTTACAAGGGCCGCGTTGTGGTGCGTGACGCCGGGCTGACCGTCAAGCGCGGCGAAGCCGTTGGTCTGCTTGGACCGAACGGTGCCGGCAAGACGACGATCTTCTATATGATCACCGGTCTGGTTCTGCCCGATGCGGGGCAGATCCATCTTGATGGAAATGAGATCACCAAGCTGCCCATGTATCAGCGGGCGCGCCTGGGCATTGGCTATCTGCCACAGGAAGCCTCGATCTTCCGCGGCATGACGGTCGAAGAGAACATCATGGCCGTGCTCGAACTGGTTGAGGCGGACGCCGACAAGCGCCAGGCCGATCTGGAATCCCTGCTTGATGAATTTCAGATCAAAGCACTGCGGAATACGCCGTCCATCGCCTTGTCGGGTGGTGAGCGCCGACGCTGTGAGATCGCACGGGCGCTAGCGTCCCGCCCGGCCTTCATTTTGCTAGACGAGCCCTTTGCCGGCGTCGATCCGATCGCCGTCAACGACATTCGTGCCTTGGTCCGTCATCTGACGACGCGCGGCATCGGTGTTTTGATCACAGATCACAATGTGCGCGAAACGCTCAGCCTGATCGACCGTGCGACGATCATCCATTCTGGCACGGTGCTCACCGAAGGCACACCGGATGCGATCGTCTCCAACGCGGAAGCCCGCCGGCTCTATTTGGGCGAAAGTTTCTCGCTTTAA
- a CDS encoding 2OG-Fe(II) oxygenase: MTAAATARPLEPSVETEPAKRLRTLRFGEAVPLCYSATRSNDRFAFGSLGGRYTLVGFLPPQGTKDCAAMLAPMESAQSLFDPAKRVIALASNAAETRQTRALIALDGALLVFHDQSNGLHDIFGVTGAAQEPQAGVMPAGWFLVDPVMRVMATFAPSDTEQALATLEATGDPLHHAGVATPAPVLMVPRVFEPDFCDSLLDYYRANGGEASGVTRERDGKTLVELDNSAKKRFDCLVEDERLREAAMHRIYWRLAPQIEKAFQFKVTRMERYIVCCYDADTGGYFKAHRDNTTKGTAHRRFAVSINLNAEDFEGGGVTFPEYSDTVYNPPTGGALIFSCSLLHEALPITGGQRFAFLPFLYDDAAAEIRKANNAFLDESVGTYSG, translated from the coding sequence ATGACAGCCGCCGCGACAGCCCGTCCCCTCGAACCATCCGTTGAAACCGAGCCAGCCAAGCGCCTGCGAACGCTGCGCTTTGGAGAAGCCGTGCCACTTTGCTATTCGGCAACCCGGTCCAATGATCGGTTTGCATTCGGGTCGCTCGGAGGGCGCTACACCCTAGTTGGCTTCCTGCCGCCACAAGGCACCAAAGACTGCGCTGCCATGCTGGCTCCCATGGAAAGCGCGCAGTCTCTGTTCGATCCGGCGAAGCGCGTCATCGCCCTGGCGAGCAACGCCGCCGAGACACGGCAGACGCGCGCTCTGATCGCTTTGGATGGGGCGCTTTTGGTGTTCCACGATCAATCCAATGGCCTGCATGACATTTTTGGCGTCACCGGTGCAGCGCAAGAACCACAGGCCGGCGTGATGCCGGCCGGGTGGTTTCTGGTCGATCCGGTTATGCGGGTGATGGCAACGTTTGCTCCGAGCGACACCGAGCAGGCGCTGGCAACCTTGGAGGCCACCGGCGACCCCCTGCACCATGCCGGTGTTGCCACGCCAGCTCCGGTTTTGATGGTGCCGCGGGTGTTTGAGCCGGACTTTTGTGACTCGCTTTTGGACTATTACCGGGCCAATGGCGGAGAAGCCTCCGGCGTTACCCGCGAGCGTGACGGTAAAACGCTGGTTGAACTCGATAACTCCGCCAAGAAGCGATTTGACTGCCTAGTTGAGGATGAGCGCCTGCGAGAGGCGGCGATGCATCGGATTTATTGGCGCCTTGCACCGCAGATCGAAAAAGCGTTCCAATTCAAAGTGACACGCATGGAACGGTATATTGTGTGCTGCTACGACGCGGACACGGGCGGGTATTTCAAGGCTCATCGCGACAACACCACCAAAGGGACGGCCCATCGTCGCTTCGCTGTTTCGATCAACCTCAACGCTGAAGACTTTGAAGGCGGTGGTGTAACCTTCCCTGAATACTCCGACACGGTCTACAATCCACCAACCGGCGGCGCGCTGATCTTTTCCTGCTCATTGTTACACGAGGCCTTACCAATCACGGGTGGCCAGCGATTTGCGTTCTTGCCGTTCCTTTACGACGACGCAGCGGCCGAAATCCGCAAGGCCAACAATGCTTTTCTCGACGAGAGCGTCGGCACCTACTCTGGATAG
- a CDS encoding ribonuclease D, with product MTSIRLHKGDLPSLDAYGHQIAIDTEAMGLHPHRDRLCVVQLSPGDGSADVVQIAKGQTSAPNLEALLADPARTKIFHYARFDVALLFQSFGVMTTPVFCTKIASRLTRTYTDQHGLKSISKELLGVDMSKQQQSSDWGAETLTEAQQAYAASDVLHLHALKAKLDELLDREERRALAEASFAYLPTRAKLDLLGWGDSDIFAHS from the coding sequence ATGACAAGCATTCGACTGCACAAGGGCGATTTGCCCTCGCTGGACGCCTATGGCCACCAGATCGCCATCGACACCGAAGCGATGGGGCTGCATCCGCATCGCGATCGCCTCTGTGTGGTGCAGCTTTCGCCCGGCGATGGGTCCGCTGACGTGGTTCAGATCGCCAAGGGCCAGACATCGGCACCCAATCTTGAGGCACTGCTGGCCGATCCGGCGCGCACCAAGATCTTCCACTACGCCCGCTTTGATGTGGCGCTGCTGTTTCAATCGTTCGGCGTCATGACAACGCCCGTTTTCTGCACCAAGATCGCCTCTCGACTGACCCGGACCTACACCGATCAGCATGGTCTGAAGTCGATTTCCAAGGAGCTTTTGGGCGTGGACATGTCCAAACAACAGCAATCAAGCGACTGGGGTGCGGAGACCTTGACCGAGGCCCAGCAAGCCTATGCAGCCTCCGATGTGCTGCATCTGCACGCGCTGAAGGCCAAACTCGACGAGTTGCTCGACCGGGAAGAGCGCCGTGCGCTTGCCGAAGCATCGTTCGCCTACCTTCCGACACGCGCCAAACTCGATCTGTTGGGGTGGGGTGACAGCGATATCTTCGCCCACTCGTGA
- the rpoN gene encoding RNA polymerase factor sigma-54: protein MGMSPKLVLRQSQSLQITPQLMQAIKLLQLSSLELSAFVERELVQNPLLERDDASEDVQDPIPSDDGPDLARDDERPDWTSDQLETSAQTVADNLDTAADNVFPEDAPVGPLTPSLALPGGNGAALEDRPDIDAFVTRETSLHEHLSEQMTMAITAPEERLIARMLIDAIDENGYLQATPDEVAERLGASVQMVEAVLGVIQGFDPVGVGARSLAECLALQLLEKNRFDPAMKALLDHLELAAKRDFAGLRRKCGVDVDDITEMLSELRALDPKPGRGFSSSPVETVIPDIFVREEQGGTWGVELNPETMPRVLVNRTYYAQIDRATLSVDEKSYLSEQLQSASWLVKSLDQRARTMVKVGKEIVRQQDGFFARGVDHLKPLTLRQVAEAIEMHESTVSRVTSNKYIATPRGVFELKYFFTAAIQSADGGDAHAAEAVRQRIKKLIDAEDPKKVLSDDQLVRALKDDGVDIARRTVAKYRESMRISSSVQRRREKRAAMPA, encoded by the coding sequence ATGGGTATGTCGCCGAAACTCGTCCTGCGCCAAAGCCAATCGCTGCAGATCACGCCGCAGTTGATGCAGGCGATCAAGCTGCTTCAGCTTTCTTCGCTGGAGCTTTCGGCATTTGTTGAGCGCGAACTTGTGCAGAACCCCTTGTTGGAACGCGATGACGCCAGCGAGGACGTCCAAGATCCAATTCCAAGCGACGATGGCCCTGACTTGGCTCGGGACGATGAGCGCCCCGATTGGACGTCCGATCAGTTGGAAACCAGTGCCCAGACGGTTGCCGACAATCTCGATACTGCCGCTGACAATGTCTTTCCCGAAGACGCGCCTGTCGGTCCGCTGACGCCAAGTCTCGCCCTTCCGGGTGGCAATGGGGCGGCGCTGGAAGATCGTCCCGACATCGACGCATTTGTCACGCGCGAGACGTCTTTGCATGAGCATCTGAGTGAACAAATGACCATGGCGATCACCGCGCCCGAGGAACGCCTGATTGCCCGCATGCTGATCGATGCCATTGACGAAAACGGCTATCTGCAGGCAACGCCTGACGAGGTCGCAGAGCGGCTTGGCGCGAGCGTCCAAATGGTCGAGGCGGTGCTTGGCGTCATTCAGGGCTTTGATCCGGTGGGCGTCGGCGCGCGCTCATTGGCCGAATGCTTGGCGCTGCAATTGCTCGAGAAGAACCGTTTCGACCCCGCCATGAAGGCACTGCTCGACCATTTGGAGCTGGCGGCAAAACGCGATTTCGCCGGCCTGAGGCGCAAATGCGGCGTCGATGTCGACGACATCACCGAGATGCTGTCGGAACTTCGCGCCCTTGATCCCAAGCCAGGCCGTGGCTTTTCCAGCAGCCCAGTTGAGACCGTCATTCCGGACATCTTTGTGCGCGAAGAGCAAGGCGGCACTTGGGGCGTGGAACTCAATCCGGAGACCATGCCGAGGGTCCTGGTCAACCGCACCTACTATGCGCAGATCGACCGGGCGACGCTCTCGGTTGACGAAAAGAGCTATCTGTCTGAGCAGCTTCAATCGGCAAGCTGGTTGGTGAAAAGCTTGGACCAACGCGCCCGCACCATGGTCAAGGTTGGCAAAGAGATTGTGCGTCAGCAGGATGGCTTTTTCGCGCGCGGCGTCGATCATTTGAAGCCGCTGACACTGCGTCAGGTTGCCGAAGCGATTGAGATGCACGAGTCGACCGTCAGCCGGGTGACGTCCAACAAATACATCGCCACGCCGCGCGGCGTTTTCGAGCTGAAATACTTCTTCACCGCCGCCATCCAGTCCGCCGATGGAGGCGATGCGCATGCTGCTGAGGCCGTGCGTCAACGGATCAAAAAACTGATCGACGCTGAAGACCCCAAAAAGGTGCTTTCCGATGATCAGTTGGTCAGAGCGCTGAAAGATGATGGCGTTGATATCGCCCGTCGCACCGTGGCGAAATATCGCGAGTCGATGCGCATATCATCGTCCGTTCAGCGCCGCCGGGAAAAACGCGCCGCCATGCCGGCCTAA
- a CDS encoding low molecular weight phosphatase family protein, translating to MPGQTMPGSVLFACSMNAVRSPVAELLAKHLVPGKFYIQSAGVRAGEPDPFTVAIMDEMGLDLAKHRPRTFEDIEDSFFDLIITLAPEAHHRALEMTRDQAVEVEYWPTVDPTLVQGSREHILEAYRAMRDGLALRIKKRFVQD from the coding sequence ATGCCGGGCCAAACCATGCCCGGCTCTGTTCTGTTCGCCTGTTCGATGAACGCTGTGCGCTCACCGGTTGCCGAATTGCTGGCCAAGCATTTGGTGCCGGGCAAGTTCTACATTCAATCGGCCGGGGTCCGGGCTGGCGAACCCGATCCGTTCACGGTCGCGATCATGGATGAGATGGGGCTCGATCTTGCCAAACACCGTCCACGGACATTTGAAGATATCGAAGACAGTTTTTTCGACCTCATCATCACACTGGCGCCAGAGGCCCATCACCGCGCCTTGGAGATGACGCGCGACCAGGCGGTCGAGGTTGAATATTGGCCAACGGTCGACCCAACCCTTGTTCAGGGCTCGCGCGAGCACATCTTAGAGGCTTATCGCGCCATGCGCGATGGTTTGGCCCTGCGCATCAAAAAACGGTTTGTGCAGGATTAG
- a CDS encoding LPS ABC transporter substrate-binding protein LptA: MSMRIAGLVWLALMAFAAIALGANLAHAQTLADGLSGFSQESDDPIEIEADNLEVLDAQNVAIFRGNVEVVQGTATLRTRELRVHYQSGEDGAIGPTSNQGLRLLEAIGAVEIRSEDQYASGDQARFDFVTEIITLTGSVVLQQGENLVRGQELVVDLTTRESRLDSGSRRVTGVFSPGGGQ; the protein is encoded by the coding sequence GTGAGTATGCGCATCGCTGGCTTAGTTTGGTTGGCCTTGATGGCTTTCGCTGCGATTGCACTGGGCGCCAACCTGGCCCATGCGCAAACGCTCGCCGACGGCTTGAGCGGCTTTTCCCAGGAATCCGACGATCCCATCGAGATCGAGGCCGACAATCTTGAAGTGCTCGACGCGCAAAACGTAGCAATCTTCCGCGGCAACGTTGAAGTTGTTCAGGGCACGGCGACTCTGCGGACACGCGAATTGCGCGTGCATTACCAGTCTGGCGAAGATGGCGCGATTGGGCCGACCAGCAACCAAGGCCTGCGTCTGCTCGAAGCGATAGGCGCTGTCGAAATCCGCTCCGAAGACCAGTACGCATCTGGCGATCAAGCGCGTTTCGATTTTGTCACGGAGATCATCACGCTGACGGGAAGCGTTGTTCTGCAGCAAGGCGAGAACTTGGTGCGCGGGCAGGAATTGGTGGTCGATTTGACGACGCGGGAAAGCCGCTTGGACTCCGGCTCACGGCGCGTCACCGGTGTGTTTTCGCCGGGTGGGGGGCAATAG
- the raiA gene encoding ribosome-associated translation inhibitor RaiA, which produces MSLRITGKNMDIGTALRGHVEDKLSDAVAKYFSGGYSGHVTMEREGSGFRTDCSIHLDSGAIMQSTGLSVDPHQSADQASARLEKRLRRYKRRLKDHHQDKSERAAMAAASYVTFASPDEDEEPSEDFAPTVVAETETEVKTLTVASAVLDLDFSGAPLVMFKNAATGQINVVYRRNDGNIGWIDPAA; this is translated from the coding sequence ATGAGCCTGCGAATCACCGGGAAAAACATGGATATCGGCACCGCCCTGCGCGGGCATGTGGAAGACAAGCTCTCCGACGCCGTGGCAAAGTACTTCTCCGGCGGTTACTCAGGCCATGTCACCATGGAGCGCGAGGGCTCGGGTTTTCGCACCGATTGTTCCATCCACCTTGATTCGGGCGCGATCATGCAATCGACCGGTCTGTCGGTCGATCCACACCAAAGCGCTGACCAAGCCTCGGCCCGATTGGAAAAACGTTTGCGTCGTTACAAGCGCCGCCTAAAAGATCATCATCAGGACAAATCAGAACGCGCCGCGATGGCGGCAGCGAGCTACGTGACCTTCGCCAGCCCTGATGAAGACGAGGAGCCTTCGGAGGACTTTGCCCCGACAGTCGTTGCGGAAACAGAGACCGAAGTGAAGACGCTGACGGTCGCCAGCGCAGTGCTTGATCTTGATTTTTCCGGCGCGCCCTTGGTCATGTTCAAGAACGCCGCGACTGGCCAAATCAACGTCGTCTACCGGCGCAATGATGGAAATATAGGCTGGATTGATCCCGCCGCGTAG